A single region of the Salvelinus sp. IW2-2015 linkage group LG20, ASM291031v2, whole genome shotgun sequence genome encodes:
- the LOC111980372 gene encoding galactosylgalactosylxylosylprotein 3-beta-glucuronosyltransferase 1-like isoform X1 → MPKRRDILAIVLIVLPWTLLITVWHQSAITPLLAARKCKDDRHESRRDSRNTFTLKESCTSENSKDIVEVVRTEYVYSRQPPWSDVLPTLHVVTPTYSRPVQKAELTRLANTFLHVPNLHWILVEDSQRQTPLVTRLLQETGLNYTHLNVETPRNYKLRGDMRDPRIPRGTMQRNLALRWLRETFSPNNSNSQPGIVYFADDDNTYSLDLFEEMRSTRKVSVWPVAFVGGLRYESPKVNTLGKVYGWKTVFDPNRPFAIDMAGFAVNLRLILFKPQAYFKLRGVKGGYQESSLLRELVTLSDLEPKAANCTKVLVWHTRTEKPVLVNEGKKGFTDSNVEI, encoded by the exons ATGCCGAAGAGACGAGACATTCTGGCCATCGTGTTGATCGTGTTGCCTTGGACGCTACTTATCACTGTTTGGCATCAGAGTGCCATCACCCCTCTACTAGCTGCTCGAAAGTGTAAAG ATGACAGACATGAGAGTCGGCGAGACTCCCGGAACACCTTCACCCTCAAGGAGTCCTGCACCTCAGAGAACAGCAAGGACATTGTGGAGGTTGTGCGCACCGAGTACGTCTACAGCCGCCAGCCGCCCTGGTCTGATGTCCTCCCCACCCTCCACGTCGTCACCCCAACCTACAGCCGGCCGGTCCAGAAGGCAGAGCTGACCCGTCTGGCCAACACCTTCCTCCACGTGCCCAACCTGCACTGGATCCTGGTTGAGGACTCTCAGCGACAAACCCCGCTAGTCACCAGGCTCCTTCAGGAAACAGGCCTGAACTACACCCACCTTAATGTGGAGACACCCAGGAACTATAAGCTGCGTGGGGACATGAGGGACCCCAGGATACCCCGGGGAACCATGCAGAGGAACCTGGCTCTGCGCTGGCTTAGAGAGACCTTCAGCCCCAACAACAGCAACAGCCAGCCTGGTATCGTCTACTTTGCAGACGATGATAACACCTATAGTCTGGATCTGTTTGAGGAG ATGCGTTCAACAAGGAAGGTGTCTGTGTGGCCTGTAGCCTTTGTGGGCGGCCTGCGGTACGAGTCCCCTAAAGTCAATACCCTGGGCAAGGTTTACGGCTGGAAGACTGTGTTTGACCCCAACCGACCCTTTGCCATAGACATGGCTGGGTTTGCGGTGAACCTCCGCCTCATTCTCTTTAAGCCTCAGGCCTACTTCAAGCTGCGGGGAGTCAAGGGAGGATACCAGGAGAGCAGCTTACTGCGGGAGCTGGTCACCCTCAGCGACCTGGAGCCCAAGGCTGCTAATTGCACTAAG GTACTTGTGTGGCACACTAGGACAGAGAAGCCTGTCCTGGTGAATGAGGGAAAGAAAGGATTTACGGACTCCAACGTGGAGATATGA
- the LOC111980372 gene encoding galactosylgalactosylxylosylprotein 3-beta-glucuronosyltransferase 1-like isoform X2 — MPKRRDILAIVLIVLPWTLLITVWHQSAITPLLAARKYDRHESRRDSRNTFTLKESCTSENSKDIVEVVRTEYVYSRQPPWSDVLPTLHVVTPTYSRPVQKAELTRLANTFLHVPNLHWILVEDSQRQTPLVTRLLQETGLNYTHLNVETPRNYKLRGDMRDPRIPRGTMQRNLALRWLRETFSPNNSNSQPGIVYFADDDNTYSLDLFEEMRSTRKVSVWPVAFVGGLRYESPKVNTLGKVYGWKTVFDPNRPFAIDMAGFAVNLRLILFKPQAYFKLRGVKGGYQESSLLRELVTLSDLEPKAANCTKVLVWHTRTEKPVLVNEGKKGFTDSNVEI; from the exons ATGCCGAAGAGACGAGACATTCTGGCCATCGTGTTGATCGTGTTGCCTTGGACGCTACTTATCACTGTTTGGCATCAGAGTGCCATCACCCCTCTACTAGCTGCTCGAAAGT ATGACAGACATGAGAGTCGGCGAGACTCCCGGAACACCTTCACCCTCAAGGAGTCCTGCACCTCAGAGAACAGCAAGGACATTGTGGAGGTTGTGCGCACCGAGTACGTCTACAGCCGCCAGCCGCCCTGGTCTGATGTCCTCCCCACCCTCCACGTCGTCACCCCAACCTACAGCCGGCCGGTCCAGAAGGCAGAGCTGACCCGTCTGGCCAACACCTTCCTCCACGTGCCCAACCTGCACTGGATCCTGGTTGAGGACTCTCAGCGACAAACCCCGCTAGTCACCAGGCTCCTTCAGGAAACAGGCCTGAACTACACCCACCTTAATGTGGAGACACCCAGGAACTATAAGCTGCGTGGGGACATGAGGGACCCCAGGATACCCCGGGGAACCATGCAGAGGAACCTGGCTCTGCGCTGGCTTAGAGAGACCTTCAGCCCCAACAACAGCAACAGCCAGCCTGGTATCGTCTACTTTGCAGACGATGATAACACCTATAGTCTGGATCTGTTTGAGGAG ATGCGTTCAACAAGGAAGGTGTCTGTGTGGCCTGTAGCCTTTGTGGGCGGCCTGCGGTACGAGTCCCCTAAAGTCAATACCCTGGGCAAGGTTTACGGCTGGAAGACTGTGTTTGACCCCAACCGACCCTTTGCCATAGACATGGCTGGGTTTGCGGTGAACCTCCGCCTCATTCTCTTTAAGCCTCAGGCCTACTTCAAGCTGCGGGGAGTCAAGGGAGGATACCAGGAGAGCAGCTTACTGCGGGAGCTGGTCACCCTCAGCGACCTGGAGCCCAAGGCTGCTAATTGCACTAAG GTACTTGTGTGGCACACTAGGACAGAGAAGCCTGTCCTGGTGAATGAGGGAAAGAAAGGATTTACGGACTCCAACGTGGAGATATGA